One window of Thalassovita mediterranea genomic DNA carries:
- a CDS encoding DUF58 domain-containing protein has product MKLEALRAEAEAVTRALPGLNLKARAADAAHLGAAGRKRAGTGEQFWQYRHYSQEDTAQRIDWRRSARGDDVYVRETELETARTILFWCDPQEGFDWSGTPERRTKADTARILMLANGLMLSKAGERIGVLGSARKASFGKAAADKLGEDLLASGSSQFPPPPRSRAIFALASDFYDPIDVWRERLAPLARVSKEGILIALSDPIEETFPWQGRVRFSRPGTPLFRLFGRAETIRDQYLERFAAHAAAIENLAASFGWQYVRHSTGDDITYGAADLKQAFEAFGARL; this is encoded by the coding sequence ATGAAGCTTGAGGCCCTCAGAGCAGAAGCAGAGGCCGTCACGCGCGCCCTGCCGGGCCTCAATCTGAAGGCGCGCGCCGCCGACGCGGCCCATCTGGGCGCGGCAGGCCGCAAGCGGGCAGGCACGGGCGAACAGTTCTGGCAGTATCGTCACTACTCTCAGGAAGACACGGCCCAGCGGATCGACTGGCGCCGTTCGGCGCGCGGTGACGACGTCTATGTCCGCGAAACAGAGCTTGAGACCGCCCGCACCATTCTCTTCTGGTGCGATCCGCAAGAAGGTTTCGACTGGAGCGGCACGCCAGAGCGCCGCACGAAAGCAGACACGGCTCGTATCCTGATGTTGGCGAATGGGCTCATGCTGTCCAAGGCGGGAGAGCGCATTGGCGTTCTCGGCAGCGCACGCAAGGCAAGCTTTGGCAAGGCCGCCGCCGACAAGCTCGGCGAGGACCTGCTCGCCTCCGGCAGCAGTCAGTTTCCACCGCCGCCCCGCTCGCGTGCCATCTTCGCCCTCGCCAGTGATTTCTATGACCCGATCGATGTCTGGCGCGAAAGGCTCGCGCCGCTCGCCCGCGTGTCGAAAGAGGGGATCCTGATCGCGCTCAGCGACCCCATCGAAGAAACCTTTCCATGGCAGGGACGCGTCCGGTTCAGCCGCCCGGGCACCCCGCTCTTCCGTCTGTTTGGCCGCGCCGAAACGATCCGCGATCAGTACCTCGAACGCTTCGCCGCCCATGCCGCCGCCATCGAAAACCTCGCGGCGAGCTTTGGCTGGCAATATGTCCGCCATTCGACCGGTGACGACATCACTTATGGCGCGGCAGACCTGAAACAGGCCTTCGAAGCCTTCGGGGCGCGCCTATGA
- a CDS encoding DUF4159 domain-containing protein encodes MSLGPFLFGAPLALLGLIALPVIWYILRATPPAPQEAALPSLRLLDDVEPEDETPARTPWWILLLRLLAAAAAILGLSNPVYAPGAQVGSEDAGPVLIVIDNGWTSTPRWGELQSAASSALDGASRDTAGHLLLTAPRTLNVDPADRLTRTDLSARIGSLDPVSWGTDREDALERLEASGVQPARILWASDGLGSEGARAFADALGEIAPLSIYAAAPRGPFAITGLSSAADGAAVTVRRVDTSNSAQTYVSALTLDGAALATAEADFAAGEAEAIARFDVPAAALARVERFAITGVQGAGSVWLWDSADRSRRVGLVSGDSTAQPLLSDMHYVRQALEPFAHITDGSIEELIAADPDAIIMTDIGQLAPELEDRMAEWVEGGGALIRFAGPRLAAHSDSLVPTPLRRSSRAIGGALTWEEPQSIGSYPETSPFAGLASPADIKIRQQVLARPDPELASRTWARLQDGSPLVTGASRGQGTLVLFHVTAGPDWSDLSYSGTFVEMLRRAIAAGRGETMQDEEGTYTPEVTVNGYGRLVSPGPNASPIAAADLTDAVPSESHPPGLYRGPGGTRAINTAAAGVPALVTNWPTSATLLGDAEAQTIRLGGLLLGLAGLLIAIDLLVALALAGRFPSLRRGAHAAVLIAGAATLVPLAQPPAHAQFDDISPNPYSYAISPGYRGTEIEQTGEIDKAMEALLEMRLAYIETGDSEVDAVTRAGLRGLSLTLFRRTSVEPAEPHTVDPETDELDVYPMIVLALPDNATPLSSRAVERLNAYLRNGGALFIDTRRGGNVASNNSFADLDRVLPGLDTPPLQPVSQDHVMTRSFYLIDGFAGRYQDRQLWIESSAGAADASARRGDGVSGLIIGDADYLAAWAIDESGRPLLSVDGGDREREMARRFGVNLMMYVLTGNYKEDQVHIPALLERLGEGEDGTEPAPTGIERQIPPRLPGSGDEDQGPVQLEDMLRRQQEGTPE; translated from the coding sequence ATGAGCCTTGGTCCGTTTCTCTTTGGCGCACCGCTGGCGCTGCTCGGCCTCATCGCCTTGCCCGTCATCTGGTACATCCTGCGCGCGACGCCGCCCGCCCCGCAGGAAGCAGCCCTTCCCTCGCTCCGCCTGCTCGATGATGTTGAGCCCGAAGACGAAACCCCGGCCCGCACGCCCTGGTGGATTCTCCTCCTGCGCCTTCTGGCCGCTGCCGCTGCCATCCTTGGCCTCTCGAACCCCGTCTATGCACCGGGCGCGCAGGTCGGCAGCGAGGACGCAGGCCCGGTCCTCATCGTTATCGACAATGGCTGGACCAGCACCCCGCGCTGGGGTGAGCTGCAATCTGCCGCCTCCAGCGCCCTCGATGGCGCTAGCCGCGATACTGCAGGCCACCTCCTTCTCACCGCCCCACGCACGCTCAACGTAGACCCGGCCGACCGCCTGACACGGACAGACCTTTCTGCCCGTATCGGATCGCTCGACCCCGTCTCCTGGGGCACAGACCGCGAAGATGCGCTGGAACGTCTCGAAGCCTCCGGCGTCCAGCCGGCCCGCATCCTCTGGGCCAGTGACGGGCTTGGCAGCGAGGGTGCCCGCGCCTTCGCAGACGCCCTCGGCGAGATCGCCCCACTCAGCATCTATGCCGCCGCCCCGCGCGGACCGTTCGCAATTACCGGCCTGTCCTCCGCCGCTGACGGGGCCGCCGTCACGGTCCGCCGGGTCGATACCTCCAACAGCGCGCAAACCTATGTCTCGGCCCTCACCCTCGATGGCGCAGCCCTCGCCACGGCAGAGGCAGACTTCGCCGCCGGTGAGGCAGAAGCCATCGCCCGCTTTGACGTTCCCGCAGCCGCCCTCGCCCGCGTGGAACGCTTCGCGATCACCGGCGTGCAGGGCGCAGGCAGCGTGTGGCTCTGGGATTCGGCTGACCGCTCGCGCCGTGTCGGTCTGGTCTCTGGCGACTCGACCGCTCAGCCGCTTCTCTCCGACATGCACTATGTCCGTCAGGCGCTGGAGCCCTTCGCCCATATCACGGACGGCTCCATCGAAGAGCTGATTGCCGCCGACCCTGACGCCATCATCATGACCGATATCGGCCAGCTTGCGCCTGAGCTTGAAGATCGCATGGCCGAATGGGTCGAAGGCGGCGGCGCGCTCATCCGTTTCGCAGGCCCGCGCCTTGCTGCGCATTCCGACAGCCTCGTGCCGACACCGCTGCGCCGCTCCTCGCGCGCCATTGGCGGCGCGCTGACCTGGGAAGAACCGCAAAGCATCGGCAGCTACCCTGAGACCTCACCCTTTGCGGGCCTTGCCTCCCCTGCCGACATCAAGATCCGCCAGCAGGTCCTCGCGAGGCCCGATCCGGAGCTTGCCAGCCGCACATGGGCCCGCCTTCAGGACGGCTCACCGCTGGTGACAGGCGCGAGCCGCGGACAGGGCACGCTCGTCCTCTTCCATGTCACTGCGGGCCCCGACTGGTCCGACCTTTCCTATTCAGGCACCTTCGTCGAGATGCTGAGACGCGCCATTGCCGCTGGCCGCGGCGAAACCATGCAGGACGAAGAAGGCACCTATACGCCAGAGGTGACGGTGAACGGCTATGGCCGCCTTGTCAGCCCCGGCCCGAACGCCTCACCCATAGCGGCAGCAGACCTTACAGACGCCGTCCCATCTGAATCGCACCCACCCGGCCTCTATCGCGGGCCCGGCGGCACCCGTGCCATCAACACCGCAGCCGCAGGCGTCCCCGCCCTCGTCACCAACTGGCCGACCAGCGCCACGCTGCTCGGTGACGCCGAAGCACAGACCATCCGCCTCGGCGGTCTTCTTCTGGGGCTCGCAGGCCTGCTGATCGCGATCGATCTTCTCGTCGCCCTCGCACTCGCCGGACGCTTCCCGTCGCTGCGCCGCGGCGCCCATGCGGCCGTCCTCATCGCTGGTGCGGCGACGCTCGTCCCCCTCGCCCAGCCGCCCGCCCATGCGCAGTTCGACGATATCAGCCCCAACCCCTACAGCTATGCCATCTCGCCCGGCTATCGCGGCACGGAGATCGAGCAGACCGGCGAGATCGACAAGGCAATGGAAGCCCTGCTCGAGATGCGCCTTGCCTATATCGAGACCGGCGACAGCGAGGTTGACGCCGTCACCCGCGCGGGCCTTCGCGGCCTCTCGCTCACCCTCTTCCGCCGCACCTCGGTCGAGCCAGCAGAGCCGCACACTGTCGACCCTGAAACCGATGAGCTCGACGTCTACCCGATGATCGTGCTCGCCCTGCCGGATAATGCCACCCCGCTCAGCTCCCGTGCGGTGGAGCGCCTCAACGCCTATCTGCGCAATGGCGGCGCGCTCTTCATCGACACGCGGCGGGGCGGCAACGTCGCCAGCAATAACAGCTTCGCCGACCTCGACCGCGTCCTGCCCGGCCTCGACACCCCGCCGCTCCAGCCCGTCAGCCAGGACCATGTGATGACGCGCAGCTTCTACCTGATCGACGGGTTCGCCGGGCGCTATCAGGACCGCCAGCTCTGGATCGAGTCTTCGGCAGGCGCCGCAGACGCGTCGGCGCGCCGTGGCGACGGCGTCTCCGGCCTCATCATCGGGGACGCAGACTATCTCGCCGCCTGGGCCATTGATGAGAGCGGCCGCCCCCTGCTCAGCGTCGATGGCGGCGACCGGGAGCGCGAGATGGCGCGCCGCTTTGGCGTGAACCTCATGATGTACGTGCTGACCGGCAATTATAAGGAAGACCAGGTCCACATTCCTGCCCTGCTGGAACGCCTCGGCGAAGGCGAAGACGGCACAGAGCCCGCCCCGACCGGTATCGAACGCCAGATACCGCCGCGCCTTCCCGGCAGCGGCGATGAAGACCAGGGCCCGGTCCAGCTCGAAGACATGCTCCGCCGCCAGCAGGAAGGCACGCCTGAATGA